ACACCCTTCCCGCCGGCCCCTCGGCCCCTGCGGCGGACCTCCTCCGAGCGGTTGTTGAACGCGAAATCAATGTGCGCTGAAAACAATTCTTCGGCCGGGCTGAAACGGCGCCACCCGTTCGTCGCAGTGTGCGTACCGGTCAGCTAGACGTTCCGCATCGGCGCGGTGTCGCTGTTCCGGATGATGCAGGATGGGCGCCAAATGAGTACTGCGCCCGCCCCGCACCGCGATCATGACCGTTCCGCCACCGCGCGCTGCCGCGCCTCGGTGCGACGCCACGAGCGCGAGCTGGTCGAGCTCTCCCGCAGCATCCACGCCGAACCGGAACTCGCCTTCGCCGAGCACCGCAGCGCGGCCAAGGTCGCCGACCTGCTCGCCCGGCACGGCTTCGAGGTCCGCACCCCGGTGGCCGGCCTGGACACCGCGCTGGTCGCCGAGCGCGGCAGCGGCGAGCTGGTGGTGGCCATCTGCGCCGAGTACGACGCGCTGCCGGAGGTCGGTCACGCCTGCGGCCACAACGTCATCGCCGCGGCCGCGGTCGGCGCCGCGCTGGCGCTCGCCGACGTCGCCGACGAGCTGGGCATCACGGTCCGGCTGATCGGCACTCCGGCGGAGGAGACCGGCGGCGGCAAGGTGCTGATGCTGCAGCGCGGCGTGTTCGACGACGTGGCGATGGCGATGATGGTGCACCCCGGTCCGGAGGACATCTGCCGCCCGGTCTCGCTGGCCATCACCGACCTGGAGGTGCGCTACACCGGCCGCGAGGCGCACGCCGCCTCGGCTCCCCAGCTGGGCCTCAACGCGGCCGACGCGCTGACCGTCGCGCAGGTCGCCATCGGCCTGCTGCGCCAGCACGTCGAGCCGCAGCAGATGGTGCACGGTATCGTCACCGCAGGTGGCGCGGCGCCGAACATCGTTCCCGCGCACACCGCGGCGGTCTACAACTTGCGCGCTGCCGAAGCGCGGTCCCTGGAGCGCCTGGAGAACCGCATCCGGGCCTGCTTCGAGGCGGGCGCGACGGCGACCGGGTGCACGCACGAAGTCGTGCAGATCTCCCCGGTCTACGCGGAGTTGGACCCCGACAGCTGGTTGTCGGAGGCCTACCGCCGCGCGATCACCGAGCTCGGGCGGGAACCGCTCGACCGAGGTGCCGAGCAGAGCCGGGTCATCGGCAGCACCGACATGGGCAACGTGACCCGGGCCCTGCCCGCGATCCACCCGATGATCGCGATCGACTGCGGCGGCGCGGTCAACCACCAGGTGGAGTTCGCCGCGGCCTGCGCGACCCCGACCGCCGACCGGGCGGTGCTGGACGGGGCGCTGGCAATGGCCTGGACGGCGGTGGCCGCCGCCGCGGACAGCGCGCAGCGGGAACGCCTGCTGGCGGCCGTGCGCGCTCGGAGTTCGTCGGAAGAGTTCTGCACACCGGTCGGCGGCGCGCACCGCGGGCCGGGTGCGGGTGCCCAGCAGGACGCCGGGGGCGTGGCGTGAGCGGTGCTGCCGCTTGCCGCTCGTGCCGCGCACCGGGTCCGGACGCCCCGCAAGACACTGGAGGAATGGCGTGACCGTGGTGGATTCTCGTGGCTCAGACCCGGGACGGCCCTCGAACAGCGGTTCGGCGGTGGAGGAGGCGGGCTGGCCCGCGGCGGCGCAGGGCACGCTCCTCGCGCCGGACGTGGACGGGCCGTCCGCGCCGATCGGCAGCACCATGTCGGGCGTGGACACCAGTGTCGGGGCCGTGGCGGACCTGGGCGCCGGTCGCGGGCCGTCCTGGCTTGACTCCTGGTTGGCCGAGAACGCCCAGCGGGTGGTGGCCTGGCGGCGGCACATCCACGCCTACCCCGAACTCTCCCGCGCCGAGCACGAGACCACGGCCTTCCTCGCCGAGCAGCTCACCAGAGCGGGCCTGAAGCCGCAGGTGCTGCCGGTGGGCACCGGTCTGGTCTGCGACATCGGCGAGCACCGGCCCGGCGGCCGCACCGTGGCGCTGCGCGCGGACATCGACGCGCTGCCGCTGACCGAGGCCACCGGGCTCCCGTACGCCTCCACTGTGGACGGAGTGGCGCACGCCTGCGGCCACGACGCGCACACCACGGTCGCGCTGGGCGCCGCGCTGGCGCTGGCCTCCGCGCCGGAACTGCCCGGCCGGGTGCGGCTGATCCTCCAGCCCGCCGAAGAGGTGATGCCGGGCGGTGCGCTGGACGTGCTGGCCGCCGGCGCCCTCGACGGGGTGGACCGGATCTTCGGGCTGCACTGCGATCCGCGGCTGCCGGTCGGGCAGATCGGCACCCGCGTCGGTGCCATCACCTCGGCCAGCGACCTGCTGGAGCTCCGCATGACCTCGCCCGGCGGGCACACCTCGCGCCCGCACCTGACCGCGGACCTGGTGCACGCGCTGGGCACCGTCATCACCGGCCTGCCGACGTTGCTGTCGCGCCGCGTCGACCCGCGCACCGGCACCGTCCTGACCTGGGGCGCGGTGCACGCCGGCGAAGCGCCGAACGCCATCCCGCAGGACGGGGTGCTCACCGGCACGCTGCGCACCGGCGACCGCGACACCTGGGCGAAGCTGGAGCCGCTGGTGCACGAGCTGGTGCACAGCCTGCTGGCGCCGCTCGGCGTCGGGTTCGACCTCCAGCACCGGCGCGGCGTGCCGCCGGTGGTCAACGACCAGGAGAGCACCGAGCTGTTCCGGGCGGGCATCGAAGCCGCCCTCGGCGAAGAAGCCCTGGCGAGCACCCCGCAGTCCTCGGGTGGCGAGGACTTCGGCTGGTACCTGGAGCACGTGCCGGGCTCGTTCGCGCGCCTGGGCGTGCACTCGGGATCGGGCCGGGTCAAGGACCTGCACCAGCCGACGTTCGCGCTGGACGAGCGGGCCCTGCTGGTCGGCGTCCGGGCGATGGTCCACACGGCCCTGCGCACCCTCCGGAGCTGACGCCGCGGAGTCCCACCTGATCGAGGTGTATCCACTCGCGGCTGTATCTGCGGGCGGGGTTCGCGCCTCTGTATGGGTATGAGAACGAACATCATCTGCCCTGGAGAACGAACCCCGAACGCAGTCGTGGAGTGGCCGCCCTCAGCCAGGCACGGCGCGATGACCTGCCTGGACGCCGAACGGCTGCTGGGCCCGGAAGAGCTCGCGGCGGGCCTGGCCGCCGGTGAGTGGGTGCAGCCCTGGCACGGCGTGGTGGTCCCGGCGGCCCGCGCCGGCGATCCGGTGACCCGTGCGGCCGCCGCGCTGCTGCGGGCCGGGCCGTACTCGGTGCTGTCCGGCCCGACGGCGGTGGCGATGCACGGCTGCGGCCCGGTCGACGAGGTCGTGGACGTGACGATCCCCTACGGCCGCGAGGTGCGCTCGCAGCCGGATCTGACGATCCACCAGGCGTGGGTCCGGGAGTGCGACGTCGTGGAGCTGGACGGCCTGCGCACCCAGGCCCTGGACGTCGCGATCACCGATCTGCTGTGCACCGGCGATCAGCGCCAGGCCCTGGACTGCCTGGAACAGGCGCTCGGCCGGCTCGGCGAGGGAGCCGAGCGCTTCCGCGCGCTGGTCGCCGAGCGGATCGCCCGCCGCCGGGACCGCCGTGGCACCCGGCGGGCGGGCGCGCTGCTCGGGCTGGCCTGGGCCAAGCCGCGTCCCGCGCTGGCCGCCGGGATCGGAGGTGCGCGGTGAGGACTTCAGCGCTGGAACCAGGCGGCGGCCTGAGCCGCTTCCCGCGCGGCGATGAAGCGTGCGTACGCGTCGTCGTAGGTGGCTCGGTTGGCTTCGATGGGCTGCAGCGGCTCGGACGTCCCGACCAGTTCGCGGGCGACCTCGGTGAGGCTGCGGCCGGTCAGCAGGGACTGCGCGGTCACGGTCGCGCCGCGGGCACCGGCCTGCTCATCGGTGGTGCGCACGACCGGCAACCCGGTCACGTCCGCGATCACCTGGCGCCACAGCCGGTTCGCCGAACCACCGCCGGTGAGCCGGAGCTCGGTGGGCTGCGCGGCGCTGGCCCGCAGGCAGTCCCGGATCGCCATGGCCAGCCCCTCCAGGCAGGCCCGCGCGATCTCGGCCGGACCGTGCTCCAGGCTCAGCCCGTGCAGGCTGCCGCGCGCGGCCGGGTCGTAGAACGGCGCGCGCTCACCGGCCAGCGAGAGGTAGGGCAGCATCAGCAGGCCCTTGCTGCCGGGTTCGGCCTGCTCGGCGAGGTCGGTGAGGTCTTCGGGGTTGGGCAGGCCGAGCATCCGGCAGGTCCACTCCACGACCTCGGTGCCCGACAGGGTGGCGCTGGCGAGCATCCACCGGCCCGGCTCCGGAGTGCGCAGCGACATGCCGACCGGGGTGCGGTCGAGCCGCGGGCTGTCGCTGATCACCTCGGTGCAGATCGTGGTGCCCAGGATCGTGCAGGCCTGGCCGGGTTCGGTGACACCGGCGCCGATGGCCGTGGAGATCACGTCGTACGCGCCGAGCACCACCGGTGTGCCCGCCGGAACGCCGAGCCGCTCGGCCGCGGCGTCGCGCAGCGGTGCGATCCGCTGCTGGCCGTCCACCACGTCGGGCAGCAGCGGCTGCGCCCAGTCCAGCCCGAGCTCGGCGAGCACGGTGGGGGCGTACTGACCGGTCCGCGCGTCGAGGAACGGGTTCGAGGCTTCGGAAACGTCCCAGGCGAGGCGTCCGGTCAGGCAGTGGAACAGCCAGCCGCCGCAGGTCAGCACCTTCGCGGACCGCTCGATCCGGGCTGGGTCGTGCTCGGCGAGCCAGCGCAGCTGCGCGTGCGGCAGGCCGCCGAACCCGACCGATCCGTTGATCTTGAACAGCTCGGCGAGCACCCCGGAATCGGCCCAGTCGGCGGCGATCCCGGAGGCGCGGGCGTCGTTCCAGAGCAGCGCGGGTCCGGTCGGCTGGCCAGCGTCGTCGACCAGCCAGCAGCCGTCGCCCTGCGCGGTGAGCGCGAGCGCCGCGACGTCGGATCCGGCGGCGGCGGTGAGCTCGGCGACGGTGTCGGCGACCGCGCTCCACACCTCCTGCATGTCCTGCTCGGCCCAGCCGGGCCGGGGGTGCTCGACCCGGGTCGGGCGGCGGGCGACCGCCAGCTCGGTCCCGTCCGCCGCGTAGGCGACGCTCTTCACCACCGAGGTGCCGGCGTCGATGCCGATGGTGATCACGGGCGTTCCCTCCAGATCCCGCCTGCCGGGTCGGCCGGTGCGCGACCCGAGAACATCACAGCATTGAGTGTTAAAAATTTCAAGATAAGTGTTATATTTGCGATGGGATGTGACACCACGATCCCGGTAGTGGACCACCACCGGAAGGACGCGCCGTGCCGCCTGAACCCACCACCGGCCGCATCGACCTC
This portion of the Saccharopolyspora antimicrobica genome encodes:
- a CDS encoding M20 family metallopeptidase, with product MSTAPAPHRDHDRSATARCRASVRRHERELVELSRSIHAEPELAFAEHRSAAKVADLLARHGFEVRTPVAGLDTALVAERGSGELVVAICAEYDALPEVGHACGHNVIAAAAVGAALALADVADELGITVRLIGTPAEETGGGKVLMLQRGVFDDVAMAMMVHPGPEDICRPVSLAITDLEVRYTGREAHAASAPQLGLNAADALTVAQVAIGLLRQHVEPQQMVHGIVTAGGAAPNIVPAHTAAVYNLRAAEARSLERLENRIRACFEAGATATGCTHEVVQISPVYAELDPDSWLSEAYRRAITELGREPLDRGAEQSRVIGSTDMGNVTRALPAIHPMIAIDCGGAVNHQVEFAAACATPTADRAVLDGALAMAWTAVAAAADSAQRERLLAAVRARSSSEEFCTPVGGAHRGPGAGAQQDAGGVA
- a CDS encoding FGGY-family carbohydrate kinase; its protein translation is MITIGIDAGTSVVKSVAYAADGTELAVARRPTRVEHPRPGWAEQDMQEVWSAVADTVAELTAAAGSDVAALALTAQGDGCWLVDDAGQPTGPALLWNDARASGIAADWADSGVLAELFKINGSVGFGGLPHAQLRWLAEHDPARIERSAKVLTCGGWLFHCLTGRLAWDVSEASNPFLDARTGQYAPTVLAELGLDWAQPLLPDVVDGQQRIAPLRDAAAERLGVPAGTPVVLGAYDVISTAIGAGVTEPGQACTILGTTICTEVISDSPRLDRTPVGMSLRTPEPGRWMLASATLSGTEVVEWTCRMLGLPNPEDLTDLAEQAEPGSKGLLMLPYLSLAGERAPFYDPAARGSLHGLSLEHGPAEIARACLEGLAMAIRDCLRASAAQPTELRLTGGGSANRLWRQVIADVTGLPVVRTTDEQAGARGATVTAQSLLTGRSLTEVARELVGTSEPLQPIEANRATYDDAYARFIAAREAAQAAAWFQR
- a CDS encoding M20 family metallopeptidase — protein: MSGVDTSVGAVADLGAGRGPSWLDSWLAENAQRVVAWRRHIHAYPELSRAEHETTAFLAEQLTRAGLKPQVLPVGTGLVCDIGEHRPGGRTVALRADIDALPLTEATGLPYASTVDGVAHACGHDAHTTVALGAALALASAPELPGRVRLILQPAEEVMPGGALDVLAAGALDGVDRIFGLHCDPRLPVGQIGTRVGAITSASDLLELRMTSPGGHTSRPHLTADLVHALGTVITGLPTLLSRRVDPRTGTVLTWGAVHAGEAPNAIPQDGVLTGTLRTGDRDTWAKLEPLVHELVHSLLAPLGVGFDLQHRRGVPPVVNDQESTELFRAGIEAALGEEALASTPQSSGGEDFGWYLEHVPGSFARLGVHSGSGRVKDLHQPTFALDERALLVGVRAMVHTALRTLRS